The following proteins come from a genomic window of Proteiniphilum propionicum:
- a CDS encoding CARDB domain-containing protein, whose amino-acid sequence MKTRATQILWIAANNSSTADKVSANYVCDGVNDNQEIQTALDALSSGGIVHLFNGTYNCTGIIKPKASTTLEGGGESGTSLKFTNDGRINVDHEYVTLDGFNIQGSGYSIGVKWLGVITIRASHAKIHNIKGTADASIQAVFLLLHDPAVYNPVLEDVEFINCKAIDTGTYGFIHNAWGTTNKEINNIRYENCQAINCGRFGAFNPWVTGFDFAELNDIKGLRVKNCLAEGTLESGFHFEFDPKKVDCILEDCISRNNGKKPYPTKPYNPSDMSTHYFGCGYYAPNADVKFIRCTAEGNSMNGFLSTNGGKLYNCIEKTTGAGKTNYDYRKPAGYYALPCRTTNPSLVMENCTSIDSYAYGIWINNASNMQILNFHLVNPAGVNGKGTCLGGEQFDNATISIYASGERAETLIWAKNQKNTVFSGQIVSDCAKPFLIEGTRTSNMLVKNMEIVSNTLPPGPGGVTVASDVTAGQVTLQNVYVTPPSVPTDKPDLVITDISWEPASPENGNAVILRATIKNQGSVSTPAGVIHGVLFTFDDGAAGPGVWSDTHTGPLAPGASVTLTANGGSAGATWTAVDGTHTVKANVDDINRITESDETNNIMNKQIVVSPGKPDLVVTDISWDPASPASGYAVTMRATIKNQGSVSTPAGVIHGVLFTFDDGAAGPGVWSDTHTGPLAPGASVTLTANGGSAGATWTAVAGTHTVKANIDDANRITESNETNNIVSKQIVVGSGKPDLVVTDISWEPASPTNGNAVTMRATIKNQGSVSTPAGVIHGVLFTFDDGAAGPGVWSDTHTGSLAPGASVTLTANGGSAGSKWTAVAGTHTVKANVDDINRITESNETNNIMSKQIVVEN is encoded by the coding sequence GTGAAAACCCGCGCTACACAAATATTATGGATTGCGGCAAATAATAGCAGTACAGCCGACAAGGTATCAGCCAACTATGTATGCGACGGAGTCAATGACAATCAGGAAATTCAAACTGCACTTGACGCCCTGTCATCAGGTGGAATTGTCCACCTGTTCAATGGTACATATAATTGTACTGGGATCATCAAACCCAAGGCAAGTACAACTCTTGAAGGAGGAGGTGAATCGGGAACCTCTCTAAAATTCACAAATGATGGACGTATCAACGTTGACCATGAGTACGTGACTCTGGATGGCTTTAACATACAGGGGAGTGGGTACAGTATTGGAGTCAAATGGTTGGGAGTGATAACCATCCGTGCAAGTCATGCAAAGATCCACAACATTAAGGGTACGGCGGATGCTAGCATCCAAGCTGTATTCCTCCTTCTCCATGATCCTGCGGTGTATAACCCTGTCCTCGAAGACGTAGAGTTCATAAATTGTAAAGCCATTGATACCGGAACCTATGGATTTATACATAATGCGTGGGGTACAACAAATAAAGAGATTAATAATATCCGGTACGAAAACTGCCAGGCTATCAATTGCGGCAGGTTTGGAGCATTTAACCCTTGGGTAACCGGATTTGACTTCGCAGAACTCAATGACATCAAAGGGCTCCGGGTAAAAAATTGTCTTGCCGAAGGCACACTTGAATCCGGATTTCATTTCGAGTTTGATCCAAAGAAAGTGGATTGTATACTTGAAGACTGCATTAGTCGTAACAACGGAAAGAAACCTTATCCGACGAAACCTTACAACCCAAGTGATATGTCAACCCACTACTTCGGATGTGGTTACTACGCACCAAACGCCGACGTGAAGTTTATCCGCTGCACTGCTGAAGGCAACTCCATGAATGGGTTTCTATCAACCAACGGGGGTAAGCTCTACAACTGTATTGAGAAAACGACCGGTGCCGGAAAGACAAATTATGACTACAGAAAGCCGGCAGGATACTATGCCCTCCCATGTCGGACAACCAATCCATCCTTGGTGATGGAAAATTGCACAAGTATTGATTCCTATGCTTACGGAATATGGATCAACAATGCATCAAATATGCAGATCCTTAATTTTCATCTGGTAAACCCGGCAGGGGTCAACGGGAAAGGAACTTGTCTGGGCGGCGAACAGTTCGACAATGCCACGATAAGCATCTACGCCTCAGGAGAACGTGCGGAAACACTGATCTGGGCTAAAAACCAAAAAAACACTGTCTTTTCAGGCCAGATAGTCTCAGATTGTGCAAAACCCTTCCTGATCGAGGGCACACGTACTTCCAACATGCTCGTTAAAAACATGGAAATTGTTTCAAATACCCTGCCTCCCGGTCCGGGTGGCGTTACTGTTGCAAGCGATGTTACAGCCGGTCAAGTAACACTCCAGAACGTTTATGTAACTCCCCCATCGGTACCTACAGACAAGCCTGATCTGGTGATTACCGATATCTCCTGGGAACCGGCAAGTCCGGAAAACGGAAATGCAGTAATCCTGAGGGCAACAATCAAAAATCAAGGTAGTGTATCCACACCTGCGGGGGTGATACATGGCGTGCTTTTTACGTTCGATGACGGAGCAGCCGGGCCGGGAGTCTGGTCAGACACCCATACCGGTCCACTCGCACCCGGTGCATCAGTTACACTGACTGCCAACGGCGGTTCGGCCGGAGCAACATGGACGGCAGTCGATGGCACCCACACGGTGAAAGCTAACGTAGATGATATTAACCGGATAACGGAGAGTGATGAAACAAACAATATCATGAACAAACAAATTGTTGTCAGTCCTGGAAAGCCTGATCTGGTGGTTACCGACATCTCATGGGACCCTGCGAGCCCCGCAAGTGGTTATGCGGTGACCATGAGGGCAACAATCAAAAATCAGGGCAGTGTATCCACACCTGCGGGAGTGATACATGGCGTGCTTTTTACGTTCGATGACGGAGCAGCCGGGCCGGGAGTCTGGTCAGACACCCATACCGGTCCACTCGCACCCGGTGCATCGGTTACGCTGACTGCCAACGGCGGTTCGGCCGGAGCAACATGGACGGCAGTAGCCGGCACCCACACGGTGAAGGCTAACATAGACGATGCCAACCGGATAACGGAAAGCAATGAGACAAACAATATCGTGAGTAAACAGATTGTCGTTGGCTCCGGAAAGCCTGATCTGGTAGTTACCGATATTTCCTGGGAACCGGCAAGTCCGACAAACGGAAATGCAGTAACCATGAGGGCAACAATCAAAAATCAGGGCAGTGTATCCACACCTGCGGGAGTGATACATGGCGTGCTTTTTACGTTCGATGACGGGGCAGCCGGGCCGGGAGTCTGGTCAGACACCCATACCGGTTCGCTCGCACCCGGCGCATCGGTTACGCTGACTGCCAACGGCGGTTCGGCCGGATCAAAATGGACGGCAGTAGCCGGCACCCACACGGTGAAGGCTAACGTAGATGATATTAACCGGATAACGGAAAGCAATGAGACAAACAATATTATGAGCAAACAGATTGTCGTCGAAAACTAG
- a CDS encoding right-handed parallel beta-helix repeat-containing protein has protein sequence MSSILFVILFIFTLCSENGITERPPVNSEPDEPKKPPVSNVLWVAASNSSAADKAQADYICDGSNDQQEIQSALNKLPPSGGVINLHSGTYHCAGIITPKTGSTLKGKGESETYLKFTNDGRINVDNENVTLDGLNLHGSNYSVGVKWLGVLTIRASHAKIHNITGTADASIQAVFLLIHDPSIYSPTLEDVEFIHCKATDTGTYGFLHNAWGTENKVMKNIRYEDCQAVNCGRFGAFNPWVTGFNFAELNSIEGLRVKNCVAEGTLESGFHFEFDPAKKDCILENCVSRNNGNKPYPSKPYDNSDMSTHYFGCGYYAPNADVTFINCTAEANSMNGFYTTNGGKLYNCAEKETGVGRTDFSYRVPAGFYSLPTRSVNPSLVMDHCKSINSNGYGIQVDLANNVKIIDFQLTNPSGHNGKGSSFGGTHNVFDNSEVNIYASGDRAETLIWAKNNINTVFSGKIISNSTKPFLIEGARTSNVLVKDMEIISDVLPPGPGGITVENSVPPDQVNLQNVYVTPPSAP, from the coding sequence ATGTCATCAATCCTTTTTGTTATTCTCTTCATTTTTACATTATGTTCAGAAAATGGTATCACGGAAAGACCTCCTGTAAACAGTGAGCCTGATGAACCTAAAAAACCGCCAGTGTCCAATGTGTTATGGGTAGCGGCCAGTAACAGCAGCGCGGCAGATAAGGCACAGGCTGACTACATATGTGACGGGAGTAATGATCAACAGGAGATACAATCAGCGCTAAATAAGTTACCGCCATCAGGAGGTGTGATCAACCTGCACAGTGGTACGTACCACTGTGCAGGGATCATCACCCCTAAAACAGGATCAACTCTGAAAGGAAAGGGTGAATCTGAAACTTATCTGAAGTTCACCAATGATGGACGTATCAACGTGGATAACGAGAATGTTACTCTGGATGGCCTCAATCTTCATGGGAGTAACTATAGTGTAGGTGTTAAATGGCTGGGCGTATTAACCATACGTGCGAGCCATGCGAAAATTCACAACATTACAGGAACGGCAGACGCAAGCATTCAGGCAGTATTTCTTCTGATTCACGATCCTTCGATTTACTCTCCTACTCTCGAAGATGTAGAGTTCATTCATTGTAAGGCAACAGATACAGGGACTTATGGATTCCTTCATAATGCCTGGGGAACGGAGAATAAGGTGATGAAGAACATCCGCTACGAAGACTGCCAAGCAGTCAACTGCGGTAGATTTGGGGCATTCAACCCCTGGGTGACCGGGTTTAATTTTGCTGAGCTCAACAGCATTGAGGGGCTCCGTGTAAAAAATTGCGTTGCTGAAGGTACTCTTGAATCCGGATTTCATTTCGAGTTTGATCCCGCAAAAAAAGACTGCATTCTTGAAAATTGTGTGAGTCGTAATAACGGCAATAAACCTTACCCGTCTAAACCTTACGACAATAGCGATATGTCAACCCACTACTTCGGATGTGGTTACTATGCACCAAATGCCGATGTAACATTCATTAATTGCACGGCAGAAGCCAACTCTATGAACGGATTTTATACGACGAATGGCGGTAAGCTATACAACTGTGCGGAGAAAGAGACCGGGGTCGGGAGAACTGATTTTTCTTATCGGGTACCTGCCGGTTTCTATAGTCTTCCTACCCGTTCGGTAAATCCCTCTCTTGTGATGGATCACTGCAAGAGCATAAATTCGAATGGCTACGGAATTCAGGTAGATCTCGCGAATAACGTGAAAATTATAGACTTTCAACTGACTAATCCTTCCGGGCATAATGGAAAAGGTTCAAGCTTTGGCGGCACGCATAATGTGTTTGACAATTCAGAGGTAAATATTTATGCATCGGGTGATCGGGCGGAGACATTGATATGGGCAAAAAATAATATAAACACCGTTTTCTCCGGAAAGATCATCTCCAATAGCACTAAGCCTTTTCTAATCGAAGGTGCTCGTACTTCCAATGTCCTTGTTAAGGATATGGAAATTATTTCAGATGTGCTCCCGCCCGGCCCGGGAGGTATCACTGTTGAAAATAGTGTTCCGCCAGATCAGGTGAATCTCCAAAATGTGTATGTAACACCTCCTTCTGCTCCTTAA
- a CDS encoding glycoside hydrolase family 27 protein has translation MKKIIIAVLLFIGIYCYGQKYEGLALTPPMGWNSWNIFRCDISEDLIKDIADKFVESGMKDAGYEYIVIDDCWQINRDEKGKIVPDPERFPSGIKALADYVHSKGLKFGIYSCAGTKTCQNRPGSNGYEIIDANTYAEWGVDYLKYDWCNSEGIDPHKAYIDMSKALADTGRPIVFSMCEWGNSRPWSWAQNVGHLWRTTNDILDCWDCRREWGGMGWTIILDSQVGLEKYAGPGHWNDPDMLEVGNGKMSYNEYVAHFSFWCLLAAPLMAGNDLRKMDANIKEILLNKDAIAINQDTAGIQGKKVYDEGDFEIWQKELDNDDIAVIYFNRNQRSFTFPTLWEEIGIAGDMSVYDIWKHENIGEVNQLKNLEIEGHSVKFFRLSGSAK, from the coding sequence ATGAAAAAAATAATTATTGCTGTGTTATTATTCATAGGGATATACTGTTATGGGCAAAAGTATGAAGGATTGGCGTTAACTCCTCCTATGGGGTGGAACTCCTGGAACATATTCAGGTGTGATATTAGTGAAGATTTAATTAAGGATATTGCCGATAAGTTTGTTGAATCGGGAATGAAAGATGCCGGTTACGAGTACATCGTGATTGATGACTGCTGGCAAATAAACAGAGATGAAAAAGGAAAGATAGTACCCGACCCGGAACGATTTCCTTCGGGTATAAAGGCTCTGGCAGATTATGTCCACTCAAAGGGACTGAAATTTGGAATTTATTCGTGTGCCGGAACAAAAACGTGTCAAAATCGGCCCGGGAGCAATGGGTATGAGATAATTGATGCCAATACCTATGCTGAATGGGGCGTTGATTATTTAAAGTATGATTGGTGCAATTCCGAAGGTATCGACCCACATAAAGCATATATCGATATGAGTAAAGCCCTTGCAGATACAGGCAGGCCAATAGTTTTCAGCATGTGTGAATGGGGCAACAGCCGTCCCTGGAGTTGGGCGCAAAATGTGGGTCATTTATGGCGTACAACAAACGATATTTTGGATTGCTGGGATTGCAGGCGAGAATGGGGAGGTATGGGCTGGACAATCATCCTTGACTCACAGGTAGGTTTGGAAAAATATGCCGGCCCGGGACATTGGAATGATCCTGATATGCTTGAAGTGGGAAACGGGAAAATGAGCTATAATGAATATGTAGCACACTTCAGCTTTTGGTGTTTGCTTGCTGCACCCTTAATGGCAGGAAATGATCTTCGCAAAATGGATGCTAATATAAAAGAGATTCTTCTGAATAAAGATGCCATTGCCATCAATCAGGATACTGCAGGGATTCAGGGGAAAAAAGTATATGATGAAGGAGACTTTGAAATATGGCAAAAAGAACTCGATAACGATGATATTGCCGTGATATATTTTAACAGGAATCAACGCTCCTTCACCTTTCCCACTCTCTGGGAAGAGATTGGCATTGCTGGTGATATGAGCGTATATGATATTTGGAAACATGAGAATATCGGTGAGGTTAATCAGTTAAAGAATCTTGAGATAGAGGGACACTCCGTTAAATTCTTTCGGTTATCCGGTTCGGCAAAATGA
- a CDS encoding alpha/beta hydrolase family protein produces MKIQYICLILIMLIGLSDLGFLQGQNTIIQEQNLTGEEYLKDTKPLELESIEVLRSEMIGGMFSYFSKVLESGSLNKNQYWNQNYSSTHEYEASIASNRERFKKITRIVDGRLPFDGLVLLESTAHKALVAQTDNYSVYRVKWPVLEGVTGTGLWIEPHKNVQAQIVVIPDADQSPEMLMGLNPGIPDESLLAPRLANAGCRLIIPLIIDRDDTWSGNPEVVMTNQPHREFIYRRAYQVGRHIIGYEVQKVLAAVDWFKQQAPELPVGVAGYGEGGLLAFYSGAADTRIDGVLVSGYFQEREKVWEEPLYRNVWGLLEEFGDAEIAGLIAPRLLVVEACQGPEVKGPPNAVGGRKEVAAPGRLTTPPLNSVLNEAHQAEELFRKLGIPSKFQLIVNDKGRGIPGSMAATEKLFTGLGVNAEISTGPNQRPIRLTTGFNFDTRMQQQFYELMNHIELLVKKSPKQREKFWSKADPSSVEKWEESTEFYRDYFWKEIIGKMPSPDQPFNPQSKLIYENSKWKGYLIKLDVWEGIPAGGIMLIPNNLKQGEQYPLVVLQHGLGGRAESYVNSERDSFGSKLIDMGYIVYAPQNPYGLENFRIFQRMANPLKQSIFSVTIGQHDQTLQWLKTLPFVDEDRIGFYGLSYGGKSAVRIPAVLKDYKVVVCSGDFNEWVWKTTSLDFPASYMFVGEYEVFEFNLGNRVNYAEMAGLIAPRAFMVERGHWDPVAPDEWVAYEYAKVRRLYTQLGIGECTDIEFFDGGHKINGVKTLEFLEKHLKKIAE; encoded by the coding sequence ATGAAGATACAATACATATGTCTCATCCTGATTATGCTTATTGGTTTATCAGACCTGGGTTTTTTACAGGGACAAAACACAATAATTCAGGAACAAAACTTAACGGGAGAAGAATATTTAAAAGATACCAAGCCTCTGGAACTGGAAAGTATCGAAGTGCTCCGTTCCGAAATGATTGGAGGGATGTTCAGCTATTTTTCCAAGGTGTTAGAATCGGGCAGTCTGAATAAAAATCAATATTGGAACCAAAATTATTCTTCTACACATGAGTATGAAGCATCAATTGCCTCCAACAGGGAAAGGTTTAAAAAAATTACCAGGATAGTAGATGGGCGTTTACCATTTGACGGGTTAGTTCTATTGGAAAGCACAGCTCATAAAGCACTGGTAGCACAAACAGACAACTATTCGGTTTATCGCGTAAAATGGCCAGTCTTGGAGGGTGTTACAGGTACAGGTTTGTGGATTGAACCTCACAAAAACGTTCAGGCACAGATAGTGGTTATACCTGATGCAGATCAGTCGCCCGAAATGTTGATGGGGTTAAATCCCGGAATCCCGGATGAATCCTTGCTTGCACCGCGACTGGCGAATGCCGGTTGCAGACTGATTATACCGCTGATAATCGACAGGGACGATACTTGGTCGGGAAACCCTGAGGTAGTCATGACAAACCAGCCTCACAGGGAGTTTATTTATCGGCGTGCTTATCAGGTAGGAAGGCATATCATCGGATATGAAGTTCAGAAAGTGCTGGCGGCTGTTGATTGGTTCAAACAGCAGGCACCCGAACTACCCGTAGGCGTAGCCGGATATGGTGAAGGAGGGCTATTGGCATTTTACAGTGGCGCCGCAGACACCCGTATTGACGGTGTGTTGGTAAGCGGTTATTTTCAAGAGCGAGAAAAAGTATGGGAAGAACCTTTATACAGAAATGTGTGGGGTTTACTGGAAGAATTCGGAGATGCGGAAATTGCCGGCCTGATAGCTCCCAGGTTATTGGTGGTAGAGGCCTGTCAAGGTCCTGAAGTGAAAGGCCCTCCCAACGCCGTCGGCGGTCGAAAAGAGGTTGCAGCTCCGGGTCGTTTAACCACACCTCCATTAAACTCGGTACTTAATGAAGCTCACCAGGCAGAAGAACTATTTCGCAAATTGGGAATACCTTCAAAATTTCAATTGATAGTAAATGATAAAGGAAGGGGAATTCCTGGCTCAATGGCTGCTACAGAAAAATTATTTACCGGCCTCGGAGTCAATGCAGAGATATCAACCGGACCGAATCAACGCCCTATTCGTTTAACCACAGGTTTCAATTTCGATACTCGAATGCAGCAACAATTTTATGAGTTGATGAATCACATTGAATTGCTTGTAAAGAAGAGTCCAAAACAGCGGGAAAAATTCTGGAGCAAGGCAGACCCTTCGTCAGTGGAAAAATGGGAAGAATCAACTGAGTTTTACAGAGATTATTTCTGGAAAGAAATTATCGGAAAAATGCCTTCACCTGATCAGCCATTTAACCCCCAATCTAAACTGATATACGAAAATTCCAAGTGGAAAGGCTACCTGATAAAGCTGGATGTTTGGGAAGGGATACCCGCGGGTGGAATCATGTTGATCCCGAATAACCTGAAACAGGGAGAACAGTATCCTCTCGTGGTACTTCAGCATGGTCTGGGTGGACGTGCCGAATCTTATGTAAATTCTGAAAGGGACTCATTCGGATCTAAATTGATCGATATGGGCTACATTGTATATGCCCCACAGAATCCTTACGGTTTGGAAAATTTCAGAATATTTCAGCGAATGGCCAATCCTTTGAAACAATCGATCTTTTCAGTCACTATCGGTCAACACGACCAGACGTTACAATGGTTAAAAACGTTGCCTTTCGTAGACGAAGATCGTATCGGGTTTTATGGATTATCTTATGGAGGAAAAAGCGCCGTCCGGATACCGGCTGTTCTAAAAGATTATAAAGTAGTAGTTTGCTCAGGAGATTTTAATGAATGGGTATGGAAGACTACCTCATTGGATTTTCCTGCCAGCTATATGTTCGTGGGGGAATATGAGGTGTTTGAGTTTAACCTTGGGAACAGGGTAAATTACGCGGAAATGGCAGGGTTGATTGCCCCAAGAGCGTTTATGGTTGAACGGGGGCACTGGGACCCGGTTGCACCCGATGAGTGGGTTGCTTACGAATATGCCAAAGTCAGAAGGCTGTATACACAATTAGGTATCGGGGAGTGTACTGATATCGAATTCTTCGACGGAGGACACAAGATTAACGGAGTGAAAACCTTAGAGTTCCTTGAAAAACACCTTAAGAAAATAGCAGAATAA
- a CDS encoding alpha-amylase family protein, translating into MRKRIILKKTAVPVILIALILSAVGCTNNSRAEDNDIVIENSELKLILSSNGTAKSLIHKPTQQECLLRGANLPVFSIRQERPYDNEHQLAYPAISKEFSSDTIYQVDDQLVVGFELIDYQAYIDLKITDHYIGFALEKLEYHMDDIGIKRKTEIDEFTLLQIPLKERSNFGEWLNVMWDENVAVNLLAANPTTKIESKTRDGCKVVRAGGVAEVQIEGIEAVLIATETAALLDRIDRVERDYGLPLGVESRRCKEYKNSYYELRNVTTQNIDEHISFAKQGGFKQMVIYYTDFAASMGHFPWKFQYPGGMKDLQEIVKKIEDAGMIAGLHLHYNKAGINDSYVTPIPDSRLNVRNVFTLSKNVNRSDTVITVEENPDGTTLEDGRRYLKIGNELVSYKGYTTSPPYQFTGCQRGALHTSPNNLDAGYMLGILDVDTWPVFVRFNQRTGIQEEVAERLANIYDQAGFKFIYFDGAEDVPPPYWYNVSKAQLDVYKAFKNKPLFSEGACKSHFSWHILTRGNAFDIFRPEVIKEATRIHPVAEARLVSNDFTGIDFGWVGYVAPDKSTIGIQPDMLEYITSRAAGWNSIISLIGNLDQLKAHPRTGDNLEVIRRWEEVREKDILTAEQKRELRESGQEHILLVNENGDYELVPYQQITDLADGSQEIRAFIFERNSKIWVVYWHISGESNILLPVNYENIKLFEELGKEIPVEENGNGINLPVGNRKYAQFDLPREKVIEIFSQAVLQ; encoded by the coding sequence ATGAGGAAAAGAATAATTTTAAAAAAAACGGCAGTGCCGGTTATACTTATAGCGCTTATCTTGAGCGCAGTAGGATGCACTAACAACAGTAGAGCAGAGGATAACGACATAGTTATTGAAAATAGTGAGTTAAAACTCATTTTAAGCAGTAACGGAACCGCGAAAAGCCTTATTCATAAACCAACCCAACAGGAATGCTTATTAAGAGGGGCTAATCTGCCGGTCTTCTCAATCAGGCAGGAAAGGCCCTATGATAATGAGCATCAGCTGGCTTATCCGGCTATCAGCAAAGAGTTCTCTTCAGATACGATATACCAGGTGGATGATCAACTTGTCGTCGGTTTCGAGTTGATAGATTATCAAGCATATATTGATCTGAAAATAACGGATCACTATATTGGTTTTGCTCTTGAGAAGCTGGAATATCACATGGACGATATCGGCATAAAACGAAAGACTGAAATAGATGAATTCACACTCCTGCAAATTCCATTGAAAGAGAGAAGCAATTTTGGGGAGTGGCTGAACGTGATGTGGGACGAAAATGTGGCAGTAAATTTACTGGCTGCCAATCCCACAACTAAAATTGAATCAAAAACAAGAGACGGTTGTAAAGTTGTCCGTGCAGGAGGTGTTGCAGAAGTACAGATTGAAGGGATAGAAGCTGTACTGATTGCCACGGAAACTGCTGCACTTCTCGACCGTATCGACAGGGTCGAACGTGACTACGGCCTCCCTTTGGGGGTTGAAAGCAGGCGCTGCAAAGAATATAAAAATTCATATTATGAACTCAGAAATGTCACCACGCAAAATATAGATGAGCACATATCCTTTGCAAAGCAGGGAGGATTCAAGCAGATGGTGATTTATTATACTGATTTTGCTGCATCTATGGGGCATTTTCCGTGGAAATTCCAATATCCGGGAGGGATGAAGGATTTACAGGAAATTGTGAAAAAGATTGAGGATGCCGGCATGATCGCCGGACTCCATCTTCATTATAATAAAGCAGGGATAAACGATTCCTATGTTACTCCTATCCCGGATTCCCGGTTAAACGTACGGAACGTTTTCACACTGTCGAAAAATGTTAATAGGAGTGATACTGTTATCACTGTAGAAGAAAACCCGGACGGGACTACTTTGGAGGATGGAAGGCGTTATCTGAAGATTGGAAATGAATTGGTCAGTTATAAAGGCTACACGACTTCTCCACCCTATCAATTTACAGGATGTCAACGGGGTGCATTGCACACATCTCCCAACAATTTAGATGCCGGTTACATGCTTGGAATATTGGATGTAGACACATGGCCGGTTTTTGTACGGTTTAATCAGAGAACCGGCATTCAGGAAGAGGTAGCGGAAAGGCTTGCGAATATCTATGATCAGGCAGGATTTAAGTTCATATATTTCGATGGGGCAGAAGATGTTCCACCTCCCTATTGGTATAATGTCTCGAAAGCTCAACTGGACGTATATAAAGCGTTTAAAAATAAGCCCCTCTTTTCGGAAGGGGCATGTAAATCGCACTTCAGCTGGCATATTCTGACCCGTGGGAATGCTTTTGACATATTTCGTCCCGAAGTAATCAAAGAAGCCACACGGATTCATCCTGTAGCAGAAGCGAGACTGGTTTCAAATGATTTCACCGGTATTGATTTCGGTTGGGTCGGCTATGTGGCCCCGGATAAAAGTACGATAGGTATCCAACCTGACATGCTCGAGTATATCACCAGCCGTGCAGCCGGGTGGAACTCGATTATTTCACTTATTGGAAATCTTGATCAGTTGAAAGCTCACCCCAGAACGGGAGATAATCTGGAAGTGATCAGAAGGTGGGAGGAAGTACGAGAAAAAGATATCCTGACAGCCGAGCAAAAGAGAGAGCTCCGGGAGTCTGGGCAAGAACATATACTGCTGGTAAATGAAAATGGGGATTATGAACTTGTACCATACCAGCAAATAACTGATCTTGCTGATGGAAGTCAGGAAATTCGGGCATTTATATTTGAACGGAACAGTAAAATATGGGTCGTTTACTGGCATATCTCAGGAGAATCAAACATCCTGTTGCCGGTAAATTATGAGAACATAAAACTTTTTGAAGAATTAGGAAAAGAGATCCCGGTCGAAGAAAATGGCAACGGAATTAATTTACCCGTTGGAAACCGAAAATACGCGCAATTTGATCTGCCAAGGGAAAAAGTAATCGAGATATTCTCACAAGCAGTTTTACAATAA
- a CDS encoding sugar phosphate isomerase/epimerase family protein has protein sequence MIKVTCGFTIPITLYGLPPSVNNLLKVMGEISEAGFDTIEMEIDAGECQTYADKWQTIIDRSKSLKLDVVSIMAVTYELFSFDEEKRRNSLERFSQICEMTAAIGAKMVTNCFYLPPEMVPKERTSLYHGGPADAVAIPEGFVWEELRNNVIAQLRKASGIAEKNGLQFAMEMRAGDFISSVDGVISIFKDVGVENIGMVYDVAHANAIGEYLDLGIYKLNNYLKLVHLSDNDGTRPYHYQPGRGNINFRNIIHTLKKVKYEGYVVVDISGIDNIMQEAVKMKEMLEKLIAE, from the coding sequence ATGATTAAGGTAACATGTGGATTCACGATTCCGATAACCTTATATGGTTTGCCTCCAAGTGTAAATAATCTTTTAAAAGTGATGGGAGAGATAAGCGAAGCCGGGTTTGACACCATCGAAATGGAAATAGATGCCGGTGAGTGCCAAACTTATGCCGATAAATGGCAAACGATAATAGATCGTTCAAAGAGCCTGAAACTGGATGTTGTAAGTATCATGGCTGTTACCTACGAACTTTTTTCCTTTGATGAGGAAAAACGGCGAAATTCGTTGGAACGATTTTCCCAAATTTGTGAAATGACGGCTGCCATAGGAGCAAAAATGGTGACCAACTGCTTCTATCTCCCACCGGAAATGGTTCCCAAGGAAAGAACATCCCTCTATCACGGCGGGCCTGCCGATGCCGTTGCTATACCTGAAGGGTTTGTATGGGAAGAACTCAGGAATAATGTCATCGCCCAATTAAGAAAAGCATCAGGTATTGCCGAAAAGAATGGGCTGCAGTTTGCGATGGAGATGAGGGCGGGCGATTTTATTTCATCCGTCGATGGTGTTATCTCTATATTTAAAGATGTAGGCGTGGAGAATATCGGCATGGTATACGATGTTGCCCATGCAAACGCTATAGGAGAATATCTGGATTTAGGCATATATAAACTGAACAATTACCTCAAACTGGTTCATCTCTCCGATAACGATGGTACTAGACCGTACCACTACCAGCCTGGCAGGGGAAATATTAATTTCAGGAATATCATTCACACTTTAAAGAAGGTTAAATATGAAGGGTATGTAGTGGTTGATATCAGTGGAATTGATAACATCATGCAGGAGGCTGTAAAAATGAAAGAAATGTTGGAAAAACTGATAGCAGAGTGA